Below is a window of Sulfurisphaera ohwakuensis DNA.
CAATGCAGAAGCATCAATTCCAGCTGGTCCATATTGAGATATGGTAGTTAAAACTAATCTATCCCTTTTATTTAAGAATTCCATGAGAGACAAAAATAAAATAAAGCTAAAAAATTCATCATGTGATATCTGCTCCGGGCAAAATATTATGGATTGGCAGTTATTCAGTAGTATTTGGCGGAATTTCACACGTTATAGCAATAAATAGGAGAGTAAGATGCGATATAAAAAGTTCCGATAATTTCATTTTTGAAACAACATACGGCACATTTAAAGATAGAGGAAACGAATTAATCGAAAGTGTGATTACAGTTTTTAAAGAAAAATTCGGAAATTTGCCTCCATTTCATGTGAAACTTTTTAACGATGAAGATTTTCAGATACATGGTAAAAAAACTGGTTTAGGGAGTTCCTCAGCATCAACCGTAGCTTTAACTTCTTGTATCTATTATCACTTATTCAATAACTTAAACAAAGATGAAATCTATAAGTTAGCACAGAAAGCTAATTATATAAGGCAAAAAGGTATCGGGAGTGGTTTTGATATTGCCTCAGCTGTCTACGGTTCAATAGTTTATAGAAGATTTTACGATATAGAGAAGATAGATAGTATAATTGAACCCCTTAAGATAGGAAACTATGAAATGCTCTTAGGTTTCATAGGTGAAAGCTTCAGTACTGTAAACTCTGTAGCTAAGTTTATTGAAAAAAGCAATAATGAGGAGTTCAAGAAAGTAATGAAATACATTGACGAGGAAAACATAATGGCAATAAAACTTATAAAATTAGGTAAAATTGAGGAAGCCATAGAACACGTGAAACTTGCTAGAAGATTTCTAAATGGATTAGCTAAAAAAATAGTAGGTGTAGAGATAGAAAATGAGAAGATAAGAAGGCTAATTGAAATAGCTGAAAATGATGCATTAATTGCTTTATCTCCTGGAGCTGGAGGAGAATCAGTGTTTGCTTTAGGAAAGGATTTATCAAAGGTAAAAGAAAAGTGGAAAAAAGAAAACGTTATAGTTATAGAGTTAAAAGAGGATGAGGGTTTAAGAATTGAGGCTTGAAGCTGAAGCCATTGCTCCTTCAAATATTGCAATTATAAAATACTG
It encodes the following:
- a CDS encoding phosphomevalonate kinase — its product is MISAPGKILWIGSYSVVFGGISHVIAINRRVRCDIKSSDNFIFETTYGTFKDRGNELIESVITVFKEKFGNLPPFHVKLFNDEDFQIHGKKTGLGSSSASTVALTSCIYYHLFNNLNKDEIYKLAQKANYIRQKGIGSGFDIASAVYGSIVYRRFYDIEKIDSIIEPLKIGNYEMLLGFIGESFSTVNSVAKFIEKSNNEEFKKVMKYIDEENIMAIKLIKLGKIEEAIEHVKLARRFLNGLAKKIVGVEIENEKIRRLIEIAENDALIALSPGAGGESVFALGKDLSKVKEKWKKENVIVIELKEDEGLRIEA